TCGTTTCCAGGTGCTTGCGGCCCTCGTCGAAGAGCGAGGTGACACGTTCGCGCGAGGCATCGATGCCGTTTTCGAGCTCCGTTAGCTGCGAGGCCATCTGCGAGAGGAGCTGCACGACGCTACCTGCGCCGGTCGTGCCCGTCAGCGCGCCGGTTTCCCGCTCCTGGTCCGCCAGCCGCTCGAAGCGCTCCTGCGTGCGCTGGATGTCCGGCAACAGGCTCTGGGCCGCAAGAGCGTTCTGATGGGCCTTGTCGAGGTCGGCGGTATAATCCTCCAGCGTCTCGGCAAGATGCTGTTCGAGTGCGGCCGATCCTGCAAGCGCAGCCGCATTCAGCCAGCTCGACATGGCGATGATCATCGCGCAGCCGAGCGCCATGACGCCAAGCATCGCGCCGCGTCCTGCCGCACCCGTCACATGCGGATAAAAGCGCGCCATATAGGTCCAGAAGGCATAGATCGCCACCGAGACCGCGCTGGAATAGATGAGGGCGGCGAAGAACACGGCCGTTGCCGAACCGTCGAGGATGCTGCGCACGCCTAGATAGGTGTAGACACCCGACGCAAGCGCCAGGACGGCGAGCGCGAAACGCGTCATTGTTTCGACGGCGTCGATGCCGTCCTGCAGGCGATGGGATGCGCCGAGGGCCATGGGTTTCCTCCCGCTGGTATCCTCTTAAGAAACCATTAAAATCCCGGCGAAAACAAGGCCCGCAAAAGCAGCGGATGGCTTACACCGCAGGAGGTACGCCTGAGAGGCGCCGCACCTTACTCTTCCGGCAGCAGGTCGAGCCTCTGCGTGTCCAGTTCGCTGCCGATTTCCGCGATTTTCGATTGCTTGTCGTAGACACAGATATGGGTGACAAACCCATTGGCGCCCTTCGGCCTGCCGGTTAACAGCGCCAGCCCATAATGCGCGCTGCCGACGGGATCGACGACCGCCCTTGCGTCCGCGATGGATGCGGCCGCCGCTTGGCGGCATTTTGCCTCCACTTCCGCGGCAAATTCGCTCCATGCCTCGTCAGAGGAGGCGAGCGCACTGCCTGCGGTCATGAAAAGGAGGATCGTCGCGGAATGGCGGATATTATTCCTCTGCATCGTAATTCCCTTGGGCGTAGTGTGTGCCGGAAGCGCGGTTATATGCCGATGATGAGCGATTTTTGTCACCGAAGCCAGGCCTGCAGGCGAGGCAAATTTTCCTCGGAGGCGGCCGTTTTTTGATGTTTCCACCGTTGCCTCCCTACGTTTCCGCTCCTATGTTCCGCCTCACCTGCCGATCCCGCAATCTATTGCCAAGAGGAGATCTACAATGGCTTTCGAATTGCCCGCACTCCCGTACGACTACGAAGCTCTCGCACCTTTCATGTCGAAGGAGACGCTGGAGTTCCACCACGACAAGCACCACAAGGCTTACGTCGACAACGGCAACAAACTGGCGGCTGAAGCAGGCCTGGCCGATCTTTCGCTCGAAGAGGTCGTGAAGAAGTCCTTCGGTAGCAATGCCGGCCTCTTCAACAACGCGGCTCAGCACTACAACCACGTCCATTTCTGGAAGTGGATGAAGAAGGGCGGCGGCGGCAACAAGCTGCCGGGCAAACTTGAAGCGGCCTTTAACTCCGATCTCGGCGGCTATGACAAGTTCAAGACTGATTTCGCCAATGCCGGCGCCACGCAGTTCGGTTCGGGCTGGGCCTGGGTTTCCGTCAAGAACGGCAAGCTTGAAATCTCCAAGACCCCGAACGGTGAAAACCCGCTCGTGCACGGTGCCACCCCGATCCTCGGCGTCGATGTCTGGGAGCATTCCTACTACATCGACTACCGAAACGCCCGGCCGAAGTACCTTGAAGCCTTCATCGACAGCCTGATCAACTGGGACTACGTCCTGGAGCGCTACGAAGCGGCCACCAAGTAACGGTTTCATAGCGTCGATTCCAGCACCCGGCGCCTTGAAACGCCGGGTGTTCTTATTTTTGCTCACCGTCACTGGCCTGTCATGCGACGCTCCTAAGGCAACCGCCATGCCTTGTTCGGACACTTTCCTTTTTCGCTTCGGCATCATTGCCGACCCGCAATATGCAGCGATCGCTCCGAATGCCGCGATGGATCGCTACTATGCCAACAGTCTCGCAAAGCTCGCCGAAGCGATCGAGGTTTTCAACGCCCAGGAGCTCAGCTTCGTGATGACGCTCGGCGATATCATCGACGGGATTTGGGAGAGCTTCGACGACGTCCTGCCGGTCTACGAAAAGCTCCGCCACGAGAACCTTTTCCTTCTCGGCAATCACGATTTCGCGGTCCCGGCGGAGCATCTTGCCGCTGTTTCCACACGCCTTGGCCTGCCCTCGCCCTATTACGCCTTCTCGCACCGTGGCTGGCGTTTCGTCGTTTTGGACGGCAACGAAGTCAGCACCTGCGCGCCGCCGGCAGACCATCCATACCGCCAAATGGCGGCCGAGCGTCTGGCGGCGCTGACGGCACGGGGTGCGGTAAACGCCCATCCCTGGAACGCATCACTGAGCGACGAGCAATTCGCATGGCTTGCTGCCCAACTCGATGCTGCAGAAGCCGTCCGCGAGCGCGTGATCGTGATGAACCACTATCCCGTCTACCCGCCGAACGAGCACGACATGTGGGACCGGGAACGCATCATCGATCTGCTCTGCGGCCATGACAACGCCGTTGCCTATTTCTGCGGCCATAACCACGCGGGCAACTACGGCAAGACCGGCGGCTGCCACTTTGTCAATTTCAAGGGAATGGTCGAAACCGAAACGGAAAACGCCTTCGCCATCGTCGAGGTTTGCGAAGGACGCCTCGAAATCCGCGGTTTCGGCCGCGAAGAAAGCCTCTCGCTTGCCTTGTAGAGCCGCGCCGTTATCCGCCGGATGGAACCGATGCCACTCCTGAAAAGTTAGGATAAGACCCTTCAGGAGGCCAAACCGATGTTCCAGGCTCTTGAAATACTGACTGTTCTCGTCGTCGCCGTCGCGATGGCACTGGCCCTTGCCCATGCGCTCGAGCTGCCGGGCAAGATGCGGCTGTCGAAGGAGCAGTATCTTGCCGTGCAGCCCATTTACTATCCCGGCTTTACCTTCGGCGGCATCGCCGAGCCGCTCGGCCTGATCATGACCCTGGCATTGATCGTACTGACCCCGCCTTTCAGCGGCACCTACTGGCTGACCGCCGGCGCATTCGTGTCGCTGCTCGCCATGCACGCGATCTATTGGATGGTGACGCATCCGGTAAACAATTATTGGCTCAAGGAACAACAGCCGGAAGGAGCCGGGAAACGCTTTTTCAGCTTCAGGTCCCATCGTGACGCCAATGAGCCGGACTGGACCGTCCTGCGCGACCGGTGGGAGCGCTCGCATCTTCTGCGGGCCATCTTCGGCCTGGTCAGCCTGATCTTGCTCGTCGCCGCCGTCGCCGCCTGACAAATCTGGGCAGCGCCTGGTCACGTCTCAGCGTTAGGATGAGACGCCAGGCGGTCTTTCGGCCCAGCCGTTCATCCAATCTTCGCGCAACCCGTCGCCTTCGCCCCGGAAGAAGGCCCCAGCCGCTTCGCAATCCTCGACGCGGTCGCTGCGGAAATTGCGGATCGCCTGACGCAGTTCGCACCAGCCGACGATATTGGAGTAGTGTGAATAGTAGATCAACGCGATCGGGCGGATGGTGCGCTCGGTGGCGCGTCCCAGTTCGTCGCGGTAGTTGAGCGCCAGCTTCTGCTCGTCGCGGATGGCCCGGCGCACCATGGCGAGATCCAAGCCGGCAGGCGGCTGTGCGACAGTGCCCCAGGCAAAGAGCGCCTTGTTCTCCATCGCCTGGCGCAGAGGTATCGGCACTGCGCCTGCGATCTTCTGGTTCACCCGCTTTGCCGCCTGCTTTAGCTCTGCGTCGCCGGTCCGTTCCAAGAGCGCCAGCGACAACACGATCGCCTCCAGTTCCTCGATAGAAAACATCAGCGGCGGCAGGTCGAAGCCGGGGCGCATGATATAGCCGATGCCGCGCCCGCCTTCGATCGGCACGTGCATCGACTGCAGTGCGGCGATGTCGCGATAGATGGAGCGCACCGTCACTTCCAGCGCGTCCGCCATCGCCTGGGCCGTCACCGGTCGTTTTGCCAACCGCAGGATCTGGATGATCTCGAACAGGCGAGAGGCCTTTCGCATTCTCTCCTCCAAGGCTCCTGACAATACACTGTCAGTTGGGCTTTGATATAGCACAGCCTATCGAATTGAAATCAAAAGCGGTCCGGGAAAATGGCCGCCGCTTCGAAGGCAGG
Above is a window of Rhizobium etli 8C-3 DNA encoding:
- a CDS encoding helix-turn-helix transcriptional regulator; this translates as MRKASRLFEIIQILRLAKRPVTAQAMADALEVTVRSIYRDIAALQSMHVPIEGGRGIGYIMRPGFDLPPLMFSIEELEAIVLSLALLERTGDAELKQAAKRVNQKIAGAVPIPLRQAMENKALFAWGTVAQPPAGLDLAMVRRAIRDEQKLALNYRDELGRATERTIRPIALIYYSHYSNIVGWCELRQAIRNFRSDRVEDCEAAGAFFRGEGDGLREDWMNGWAERPPGVSS
- a CDS encoding anthrone oxygenase family protein, giving the protein MFQALEILTVLVVAVAMALALAHALELPGKMRLSKEQYLAVQPIYYPGFTFGGIAEPLGLIMTLALIVLTPPFSGTYWLTAGAFVSLLAMHAIYWMVTHPVNNYWLKEQQPEGAGKRFFSFRSHRDANEPDWTVLRDRWERSHLLRAIFGLVSLILLVAAVAA
- a CDS encoding superoxide dismutase; translation: MAFELPALPYDYEALAPFMSKETLEFHHDKHHKAYVDNGNKLAAEAGLADLSLEEVVKKSFGSNAGLFNNAAQHYNHVHFWKWMKKGGGGNKLPGKLEAAFNSDLGGYDKFKTDFANAGATQFGSGWAWVSVKNGKLEISKTPNGENPLVHGATPILGVDVWEHSYYIDYRNARPKYLEAFIDSLINWDYVLERYEAATK
- a CDS encoding metallophosphoesterase, which produces MPCSDTFLFRFGIIADPQYAAIAPNAAMDRYYANSLAKLAEAIEVFNAQELSFVMTLGDIIDGIWESFDDVLPVYEKLRHENLFLLGNHDFAVPAEHLAAVSTRLGLPSPYYAFSHRGWRFVVLDGNEVSTCAPPADHPYRQMAAERLAALTARGAVNAHPWNASLSDEQFAWLAAQLDAAEAVRERVIVMNHYPVYPPNEHDMWDRERIIDLLCGHDNAVAYFCGHNHAGNYGKTGGCHFVNFKGMVETETENAFAIVEVCEGRLEIRGFGREESLSLAL